The genomic interval TGCTGCCATTCCAACAGTTACCCCAGAATCTGATGATGAAGGTGATTCCTTCGACGACTTGGAGATTCCAGAGTTCCTGCGTTAATCCAGGAGGATTACACTATGGCAAATATGTTTAATAAAGGTTTGAGTTTCTTTGGACTGGCAGACCCTGAAGACATAGATGATGAGGAGACCCAAGCTCCTGAAGCTGACGATATTGCGGATACTGAGTTTGATCGTGATGACTCATTGAGTATGCAGTCTGCACGTATTGCAACAGCTGGTCGTACTTCTGCTACTACTCAGAAGTCTTTCCCTAAGATGAATATGAATAGAATTACTACTATTCATCCTCGCACGTATAACGAAGTGGAGAGTGTGGGACGTTCTCTGCGTGACGGTACTCCAGTGGTTTTGAATCTTACGGGTGTGGCAGATAAAGATGCTCAACGCATTGTAGATTTTGCAATGGGCGTAGTCTTTGGTGTACGCGGCTCTGCGGAACGTGTAACTTCTCGCGTGTGGCTTCTTAGCCCTGCAGCTGTTACGATTCGTCCAGAACAGGCAGAAGCTAATCCAACTGCTGGATTGTTTGAGTAATAGCTATGCTCATCAGTATTGTACTTTTTCGTCTTGTTATATCGTTACTTCTTGACGCTTATATGGCTATTCTGTTCATTCGCCTTGTCTTAGACTGGGTGGCTGTTTTGAGCAGATGGCAGCCGCGAGGCGTTGTATATACATTAGTGAACGCAGTTTATGTGGTTACTGATCCGCCTCTTAACTTTTTGAGACGGTTTATCAAACCACTGCCGATGGGACCAATGTATTTAGACTTAAGTTTCATTGTGCTGTGGTTTGCCCTAGGTATTGTGCGTATGTTCGTATAATGCTCACGTCTGACATCGAAAAGCTGAAAACGGCTTCTTAGAGCAGACATGCTACTATATAAAGGAAAATGAAAACGACTGGCTGAAAAGCCAAAAAGTGAGGTGAAGAGCTCGATGGCCCTGTTAACACCACAAGATATTCAGAAGCATACCTTCCCAACAGTACGTTTCAAGGAAGGCTATGACATTGATGCTGTGGACGACTTCCTCGATGAAGTTGTAGTCACTGTGGAGAGTTTGGGATCTCAGGCTGTCACCAGTGCAACTGCTTCTTTGGGAACTGATGTAGCTCCTTTGAATAATAAGATTGCTGAACTCACCGAAGAGAACAACAAACTTCGTGCAGAAATTCAAGATGCGCAAGCAAAGGCAGCACACGTTTCTCAGGAACGTGAAAATGCAGCATCTGAACAGTCGAAGATTGCTGACGCAGCTCGCGAACAAGTAGAAACTTTGACTTCTCAAAATAATCAGCTCAAGACTCAGGTTGATCAGCTTAACGAGCAAATTGATCAGCTTACAGCTCAGGCAGCTGAAGGCGGAGACTCTGCTAAAGCTTTGGGTGATCAGCTCGAAGCAGTCAAGCGTGAACGCGATGAATACGTTAAGAACGGTGAAATCCTTCGCGCTCAGCTGAACGAAGCAAATAACAAGCTGGCTGAATCTCAATCTGCGTTAGAACAGACTCGTGCTCAGATTGAAGCAAGCAACGGTTCTGCTTCTCAGAAAGATCAGCAGATGGCACAGCTTCAAGCTCAGATTGAAAAGTTGAACCAGGACTTGCAAGCATCCCGTGAGCGTGAAGAAAGCTTGCGCAAGCAGGTATCTGCTCTTGAGCCAAGTTCTGAAACAGGAAGCCTCCAAAAGATTTCTTCTGCAGGTTCCGATGCTAACTCTGAGCCAGAACGCGCAACAGCAATGCTTGCTTTGGCTATGCAGCTGCATGATCAGTACGTGGATAAGGGTAAGGCACAGAACGCTGAACTCGTTGCAGAAGGTGAAGCAACTCGCGATAAGCTTGTACGCGAAGCAAACGAATACGATCAGAATACTCGTAAGGAAGCTGATGACTATTCCTCCAGAACTCGCAACGATGCAGATAACTATTCATCTGTAACTCGCAGCGAAGCTGATGAGTACTCTTCAAAGACCCGTTCCGATGCTGATGCATACGAAACTCAGGTTAAGAAAGCTGCAGAAGACTATTCCGCTAAGACTCACGACGATGCAGACAACTATGCACGTCAAGTTAAGGATAAGCTCTACGCAGATTCTAAGGTTATTGAAGGCAATATTGAAAGCCTCAAGCAGTTCGAAGCAGACTATCGTTCTCGCTTGACAGAGTTCCTCGGTAACCTTTCTGCTCAGATTAGTGCTACGGATAACTATCCACAGCAGGGTGAGCAGACCGCAGAGGGCAATAACTAAAGTGGTAGAAACCTCACAAAGACGGTCACACGCGGGTGTGGCCGTCTTTCTTGCTACTTTCATTGTGGGAGTTCTGCTGGATCAATGGACGAAGAGCCTTGCCTTAACACATTTGACCACGTCCAGTGATGTGCCTGTGCTTGGTCCTTTTGTGCGATTAACGCTCATGCATAATCCAGGAGCGAGCCTAGGCGTCGGGTCGAGTATGACATGGCTGATTACTGTTTTTGCTCTTGTGGTGTGCCTCTTTTTGAGTGTGCTAGGGCTTACAACGCGCAACCTATGGTGGTCAAGCGTATGCGCTTTAACTGTTTCTGGTGCACTAGGTAATGTGATTGACCGCTTTATGTATGCCGATGGATTTCTCAATGGCACAGTAGTTGATTTTATTAACTATGGGCCGTTTGTTGGCAATGTGGCTGATATTGTGCTCACATTCGCAGCTGTGGGAATGATAGGTGGTGTTTTGCTGGGGCAGCGTTTTGGCGTGGAATGGATAGATACCCTGCTTTTTGGCCATGATGACGCAGAATCTGATCAGACATCTGTTCAGAAACAACAAGAACAGACCAGCGACAACAGTCAAGATATGACAAACAATCACGGCTTTGAGCAGCATCAAATAGACCATACTTCTCACAAGGACACCATGTAATGGAAGGCATCGTTCCCGCACCTGACGCTTTAGTGGGCAAGAGGTTTGATGTAGTTGTCTCCAAAATGATGGGGATTTCTCGTTCAGCTGCTAGTACTCTGATTGAATCTGGTCAAGTTACTTTGCTCGGCCACGTCAGTGATAAATCAGCGAAGCTTGCGCATAACGATATGATTGAATTTGCATTGCGTCAGGCACAGCAAGATCCTGAACCTATTGACCACGATATGCCTATTGTTTATGAAGATGATGATATTGTTATCGTTGATAAACCCGTAGGCATGGCTGCACATTCTTCTGTTGGCTGGAGCGGACCAACAGTTTTAGGATCGCTGCTGGCACGCGGCGTGCATATTACCGATTACGGAGCAGCTGGACGTCAAGGAATCGTGAGCCGTCTGGATGTAGGCACCAGCGGTCTGATGTTGGTGTGTAAATCCGAGCTGGCGTATAAAGAAATGCGTCGTCAATTTTCTGAGCATGAAGTGGTGAAAACCTATCATGCTGTTGTGCAAGGAAATTTGAACCAAGATCTCGCCACGATTGAAGCACCTATAGGCCGCGATAAAGTATCAGATTTTCGTTTTACTGTTACGCCTGCAGGCAAGGAAGCAATTACGCACTGGGATGTTATAGAACGTTTTGGTGAAGCAACCTATGTAAAAGTGAACTTGGAAACCGGTCGTACGCATCAAATCCGTGTACATTTTTCCTCAATTGGTCATCCTCTTGTGGGGGATGCGATGTATGGCGCGAACCCTAAGCTGACTGAAATCACAGGGCTGGAACGCCAATGGTTGCACGCCATGAAACTGGAATTTAAGCACCCACGCACTAAAATATGGACGACTGTTGAGTCCAACACGCCGAATGATTTACGCAAGGCTTTGGAAATCTTAAGACAACGTCAATCCGAGCGTGAACACGAATAAAATCTTCGCGCCGTCGCATTACATTAGAAGGCATGGCTGACGTAAAACCTTCTGATTTTGTGCATCTCCACGTTCATACTCATTACTCCATGCTTGATGGGGCAGCTCCTATTAAAGCTTTGGTCGATGCTGTTAAAAATCAAGGTCAAACCGCAGTAGGCATTACTGATCACGGTAATATGCACGGAACCTACGAGCTGTGGTCAA from Alloscardovia omnicolens carries:
- a CDS encoding cell division protein SepF encodes the protein MANMFNKGLSFFGLADPEDIDDEETQAPEADDIADTEFDRDDSLSMQSARIATAGRTSATTQKSFPKMNMNRITTIHPRTYNEVESVGRSLRDGTPVVLNLTGVADKDAQRIVDFAMGVVFGVRGSAERVTSRVWLLSPAAVTIRPEQAEANPTAGLFE
- a CDS encoding YggT family protein yields the protein MLISIVLFRLVISLLLDAYMAILFIRLVLDWVAVLSRWQPRGVVYTLVNAVYVVTDPPLNFLRRFIKPLPMGPMYLDLSFIVLWFALGIVRMFV
- a CDS encoding DivIVA domain-containing protein, with translation MALLTPQDIQKHTFPTVRFKEGYDIDAVDDFLDEVVVTVESLGSQAVTSATASLGTDVAPLNNKIAELTEENNKLRAEIQDAQAKAAHVSQERENAASEQSKIADAAREQVETLTSQNNQLKTQVDQLNEQIDQLTAQAAEGGDSAKALGDQLEAVKRERDEYVKNGEILRAQLNEANNKLAESQSALEQTRAQIEASNGSASQKDQQMAQLQAQIEKLNQDLQASREREESLRKQVSALEPSSETGSLQKISSAGSDANSEPERATAMLALAMQLHDQYVDKGKAQNAELVAEGEATRDKLVREANEYDQNTRKEADDYSSRTRNDADNYSSVTRSEADEYSSKTRSDADAYETQVKKAAEDYSAKTHDDADNYARQVKDKLYADSKVIEGNIESLKQFEADYRSRLTEFLGNLSAQISATDNYPQQGEQTAEGNN
- a CDS encoding signal peptidase II, with the protein product MAVFLATFIVGVLLDQWTKSLALTHLTTSSDVPVLGPFVRLTLMHNPGASLGVGSSMTWLITVFALVVCLFLSVLGLTTRNLWWSSVCALTVSGALGNVIDRFMYADGFLNGTVVDFINYGPFVGNVADIVLTFAAVGMIGGVLLGQRFGVEWIDTLLFGHDDAESDQTSVQKQQEQTSDNSQDMTNNHGFEQHQIDHTSHKDTM
- a CDS encoding RluA family pseudouridine synthase, whose amino-acid sequence is MEGIVPAPDALVGKRFDVVVSKMMGISRSAASTLIESGQVTLLGHVSDKSAKLAHNDMIEFALRQAQQDPEPIDHDMPIVYEDDDIVIVDKPVGMAAHSSVGWSGPTVLGSLLARGVHITDYGAAGRQGIVSRLDVGTSGLMLVCKSELAYKEMRRQFSEHEVVKTYHAVVQGNLNQDLATIEAPIGRDKVSDFRFTVTPAGKEAITHWDVIERFGEATYVKVNLETGRTHQIRVHFSSIGHPLVGDAMYGANPKLTEITGLERQWLHAMKLEFKHPRTKIWTTVESNTPNDLRKALEILRQRQSEREHE